The region ATAGGCCCACCATTTATCAATATGCCGGGTCAATGAATCAAAAACAATGTCCTTAGGTGCATTGATTTCAACCTCTTGTTCAATTTGAAATGTTCCGTGCTTCAATCCTGTACTTTCGTTCATATCCATCATACTCCCTTCCAAAGTGTCTTTTAATGTCAACAGTGACAATGCATTTTTTCCTTGGTATTGACTGACCCATCTCTCATATAACGCTTGAAGGGGGACGGCATTCAAATAATTCAATCTTGTCCGGCCTTTGCGTCGAATGAGCAATAGTTTAGCCTCTTCCAATATGGACAGATGTTTCATGACAGCATACCTAGAGACTTCTGGAAAGTGATCGGTTAATTCACCAGTCGTCTTTGGACCGTCTTTTAATAAATCGAGAATTTGTCTCCTAGTTTCATGGCTGAGCGCCTTGAAAACATCATCCAGACCATTGTTAAACATTCACATCATCCTTGCAAAACATGTTACGTATAGGTAACATGTTTGTTATGTGACTATATAGTAACATGATAAAAATAATTTGTACAACATAAAAAACTGCCACGTTGATATGTGATGACACACGTCAAGGGCAGTTGAAAAAATGGTTTATCTTCCTATGGTAAAATAGAAAACCGCGATCAATCCGTAAAAAGAAAGTACAGATAGTATCGTCAACATCCAAAGATGAGAATCCTTCACCACTTCCACCTCCTATATCATTTCTTAATGGAAGTAGAGTAGATGAAGTACGCCGATTGATAGATGACAGGCAATAATTTTTCCTTTTGTTTAATTAAGCTGGTCGTCGAATGCAAAAATAGTTTTATGGATGGGCAAATGACCAGACTAATCAAAATGAATGATAAAAATGAAATGGGTGTATAGAATAATTTTACCTTTGGAGTGTGATCGATGGCGATAGTATAGGCAGAATCATTTAATTCTTGAATAGTCAGGGGCTGTCCTGAGTTTTTGCCATGAATGAAAGGGTATATTGTAAGGGTCTGAAGCAAAAGGATGGAAATGAAAAACCATTGGAGCTTTTTATAGACGGCCATGGAATTATTTCCTTTCAAAAATATTAATCTTATCATAATCGAGCCGCCTGGATTTGTATAGAACAAATTACAGCGATCTAGATTTCTATTGAGTAGAGTTGCTTTTTTTTAGTATAATACGTTTATATTTGCATATAAAACTAATAAAAATGAAGTAAAGGGGAAACTATGAAAGAGTTTATCTTATCTGTTTTAAATACCTTGTCGGATCTTGGTTACTTCGGAATCGCGCTGGGTTTGATGATTGAAGTCATTCCGAGTGAGTTCGTCTTGGGATACGGCGGTTATCTCATTTCCATTGAGAAAATCAATTTTATTGGAGCTGTCATCGCGGGCACCATCGGAGGCACGATTGCACAATTGTTCCTATATTGGCTCGGATCATATGGAGGAAGACCTTTTTTGGAGAAATACGGAAAATTTCTTTTGATCAATAAACATCATATTGATGTATCAGAGAATTGGTTTGAAAAATATGGGCCGGGTGTCATTTTCAGCGCACGATTCATTCCAGTTGTTAGACATGCCATTTCCATACCGGCAGGAATTGCCAAGATGTCCTTTCGGAAGTTTACATTATATACAGTTGCTGCCATCATTCCATGGACGATATTTTTCTTGTATTTAGGAATGGTCCTTGGGGACAATTGGATGCAAATCAAAGAAAAGGCTCATCCGTATGTGCTGCCTTCCATCATTGTGGCATTGATTATCGGCATCATTTATTTTTCCGTTAAGGGAATGCAAAAGAAAAATAGATAATTGCCTGAAAAGATTGTCCTGTTTGTGCATTGCACGCTAAAAAGGGACAATCTTTTTTAGTTTGAAACAGCGAAGTGTAAAGTTCGTTTTTTTCTGATAAAAAGGGAGAGTGCAAAATTGACGGCTAAATTGCCTTATATACAGATCATTATCGGCGCATCTTTGTGGGGGATCATCGGGATATTTGTGAATAATCTTTATACATATGGATATACACCTATGCAAGTGGTGGCAATTAGGGTGTCAGCAGCTGCACTCATACTTGTCGGGTTCGCGTTATTCAAAAATCATCGCATTCCAAAGATTTCCCTTTCCGATGTCAAATATTTTGTCGGGACAGGGATCCTTAGCATCGTATTTTTTAATTGGTGCCTTTTTTTCACCATAAAGGAATCAGGCTTGACGGTTGCAGCCGTACTTTTATACACAGCGCCTGCATTTGTTATGCTGTTATCAGCGATTCTATTTCAAGAGAGGATAACTCCTTCCAAGATGATTGCACTCCTTACATCTATTATGGGATGTTCATTTGTCGTTGGATTGCTGCCCGGCTTTGACGCAGATATTACGATGGTCGGCTTTCTTTCAGGCATAGGGGCGGGGGTAGGGTATGCTCTATATAGCATTTTCGGAAAATTCGCCCTTCTGAAGTACGATTCATTTACAGTAACCTTCTACACATTTCTTTTCGCGGCCGTTTTCATGCTTCCAATCAGCAAGCTATGGGAAAAAGGAGATGTGCTCACCAATCCCGGGGCTGTTATTAATATTTGTTGTCTTGGACTCCTGTCTACAGTCCTGGCATATATTTTCTATACAAAAGGACTTGAGACGGTGGAATCAAGCAGGGCGTCAATTATGGCAACAATTGAACCAGTCATTGCTGTATTGGCGGGTGTTATCTTTTTTAAAGAAACGCTCACAATTTGGCAAACTGCAGGAGTATTTTTGATTATTTTCTCTGTTATCATCATTCAGGATAAAAAGGAAATAGAGGAATTAAGAGAGAGTCAATTTCATTCGTAAGGGGCCGCAGGAATCATCTGCGGTCTCTTTTCTTTTGGATCTATTCGTCAAAGGCGAATACAAATTTCTATTCCACTAGTGAAAATAATTCTCAATTATAGTTGACAATGATTCTCAATGAATCCATAATAGTAAGTGCGATTGAGAATCATTATCAAATGATGCTTCGTGATTGCGAAGGGAGGTAACTTCGATCATGAAAGATAAAATCCTGATTATCCTATGCACTTTGTTATTGTCCGCAAGTGTCTTGTTTCTGCCGGGAGGAGCTGCAGCAGCGGATAAAGGAAATGGTTTTTCTACATATTCACAAATATTGATGACAGATGCTGGAAAGAAAGATAACGAAAAGCTTCAAGAAGACTTTCGAATGTTGAAGGACAGCTGGAACAAACAAAAACTTGAAGTTAAAAATGAATCGAAATATGCATACACGATGCTCCAGTCTGGGATCGCATCCATTTCTCTCGCATTGATCGATGGGAATCACAAAAAGATAAAACGGGCAGTACGCCAATTTAACATTCTCGTAAAGGCGTATGATAGTGGTGATTTGAATGAACCTGGTCAAAATATAAAAAAGATAGATTTAGAGAGTTATCTGTCCCTGATCAAGAAAACTCAAACGGCACTCGAACATCATGATTATGTGTCGATCTCCTATGTGCAGCAGCTTCAGGAAAACTGGCTGAGTGTTGAAGGGAATGTGGTGAGCCAATCCAAAAAAGCTTATAACGATTCTGAAAAAAGGCTATTGATTATACGTTCGTATGTTGAAAAAAAAGATTACAAAAAAGCAAGCGATGTATTAGATCAAATGTCTAGAGATCTTGCGCCTTTAGCAGAACATACATATGGCATTTGGGATGCAGCGATGATACCGATTAGAGAAGGTCTGGAAGCTCTCCTTGTGATTGGTGCCTTATTGGCTATAACAGGCAGGTCGAAATCCAAGAAGGATACTCACTGGGTATTGGGCGGTGCTGCAGCAGGGCTTCTTGCCAGTGGAATCATCGGCATCATTGTCGGTTATGTATTATCATCCTCAGCATTTGGGAAGAACAATTTTCTCCTGAATGGCATATCAGGTGTACTGGCAAGTCTGATGCTTCTATATGTTACATATTGGCTCCATCGAAATTCAAATATTCAAAAGTGGAACGCATATATCAAAGGAAAAACAAAGGACGCACTAAATGGCGGAAGGAAGATGGCATTTTTCTTCATATCCTTTTTAGCGATATTGAGAGAGGGGGCTGAAACGGTCATTTTCTTGATCGGGATGATCCAGAAGATGAGTGTGCAGGACCTGTTAACGGGAATTGGAATCGGCCTTGCAATATTGTTGGTGGTTGGGACTGCCATCATTAAATGTGGTGTCAATATTCCGATTAAACCATTTTTCTTGGTTTCTAGCATCATTGTATTTTATTTATCGATAAAATTTCTTGGGACGGGAATTCATAGTCTGCAATTATCAGGATACATTCCGGTCAATACAGTGGATTATCTAATCGGGATCGATTGGCTTGGCATTTATCCAAGCTGGTACAGCAGCATCCCGCAATTAATCATGATTGTTTTCATCCTGGTGATGATCATGATCAAAAAAGGTGGCCAAAAGAAATAATAGAAAAGGAGTCTATTCATTATGAAAATTAATAAAGTGCTATCAACGGCATTCTGCCTATCCTTACTAACCGTTTCAGTATTGGGGGGATGTTCGGAGCAAAAGGAAAGTCAACCTGCTTCTGTACATCAAGAGAGCAAATCCGATGATTTGAAGAAGCAAACAAAAGAATTAAAAGATCAGCTGACAAAACTGGAGCAGTCGGTTAAAGATGAACATGTAAATGATGTGAAAAAACAAGGAAAAGCGATGAACAATCAATGGCTTTCCTTTGAAAATGAAGTAAGAAATCAATATCCCCTTCTTTATACCGATGTTGAAAAATACCTTCAGCCAATTTATATAGAGGCAACAAAAGATTCTGTTGATTTAGAAAAGGTAAAAGCTAATCTGAAACCATTGAAAAAGGCTTTGTCTAATTTGGAAAATGCGAAGGAAAATGCCGTGAAAGCTTCAACGGCTTTGGATCAAGCGGTAAAGGATTACAAAGCATATGTCCTTGATCAAACTTCGAAACTGACGGTCGCGACAAAGGAATTCACGGATGCCGTAAGAGCCAAGGATTTAACAGCTGCTAAGACTGCCTATGTATATGCCCGAGTATATTATGAACGAATCGAACCGATTGCAGAGAGTTTTGGTGACTTGGATCCGAAAATCGACGCTCGCGAAGGTGATGTCGATCAAGCTGATTGGTCAGGTTTCCATCGGCTGGAAAAAGCGATTTGGGAACGTGGAAACTTGGAAGGTACCGCTGAATATGCCGACCAGCTTGATAAAGATGTGAATGAGCTGCATGACAAAATGAAATCTGTGGAATTGAATCCTACACAAGTCGTCGCTGGATCCATGGAGCTTCTAAATGAAGCAGCCATTTCTAAAGTTACTGGTGAAGAGGAGAGATATTCACATATCGATTTAGTCGATCTTGCTGCCAATGTCGAGGGTTCCAAAGCCGTGTATCATGCCATACTCCCAGCACTGACAGCCCCAAATTCCGATCTTGCCGATAAACTCGACGAACAATTCACCAAAATGGAGAATGCTCTAAGAAACTATCAAAAAAATGATCGATACATGGCATATAATGAGCTTTCCAAAGATCAAGTGAGGGGATTGAGCCAGGAGTTGAATGTATTGTCCGAACTTATGGCACAAACGGCTGAAGTATTTCAATAAATAAGGAGTGCAAGTTTATGAACAAAGAGGCTGCAACAGAAAAAAACAAAATTTCAAGAAGGGAACTTTTGAAGTTATCTGCATTTGCAGGGGCCGGAATTGCGGTGGGAGCAAGTGGCCTTGGAACTTTTTCAATGTTTGCCGATCAACTATTCGGCAAAACGCAAAATGCCTCTGCGAATGAGATGACCGTACCCTTCTATGGAGCACACCAAGCGGGTATCATTCATCCTCAGCAAACTTATTCATATACCGCATCCTTCAATTTATTGACTGAAAGCAAGTCTGATGTAATCAAGCTTTTTAAAAAATGGACAGAAATGGCCGAGACATTTTCGAAGGGGAATTCTTATGCAAAAGGCTTCTCCAATGACTGGCTGCCTCCAAAAGATACAGGGGAAGCCAATGATCTATCTGCTGCACACTTAACAGTAACGTTCGGTTTTGGCCCGGGATTTTTTCAAAAGAATGGTCTCAGCCGATATGGCATTGGCCACTTGAAGCCTAAGCATTTAAAAAGCATTCCATCCATGCCTGGTGATGATTTTGAAGATGGCTTTACCGGCGGGGATGTTTGCATCCAAATTTGTGCCAGCATTCAGCAAGTGGCTTTTCATGCATTGCGAAACTTCATCAAGAATTCGATCGGAACGGCAGAAGTAAATTGGATGCAGGCAGGATTTTTGAATGCGTCAGAAGGAAAAACCGGCCGTAATCTATTCGGCTTCAAGGATGGTACGGCGAATTTATCTCCTAAGGATAAACCTAAACAAAACAAAATCATTTGGGCGGATGAAAAGGAGCCCTCATGGATGATTGGGGGAACCTATATGGCTGTCCGAAAAATAAGGATGTTCCTAGAAGTGTGGGACCGGTCTTCATTAAAGGACCAGGAAGACACATTCGGCAGGAAAAAAGACAGTGGTGCACCATTTGGGCAAATCCATGAAAAAGATCCTGTCTTGTTGAACAAAATGCCTGTCGATTCCCATGTTCGCCTGGCGAAGAGCACCAAACAGGAAATTTTCAGAAGGGCTTATTCCTATACAGATGGGGTCGACCCCAAAACGGGATCCATTAATGCCGGCCTTTTCTTCGTCAGCTTCCAGCAAAACCCGGATAAACAGTTCATCCCCATGCTGAAGCTGATGAGTCAAAAAGATAAATTGAACGAGTATACAAAGCATGTTGGAAGTGCGATGTTTGCCTGCCCCGGAGGCATAAAAAAGGGGGGGTACGTCGGGCAGCGCCTTTTGGAAGGGACGCTGTTCTAAATGCGAAGGCCTTAAAACGTTTCGTTTAAGGCCTTTTTTCCATTCCGTTTTTTCTTCACCCATAAGGTCATGGCCAATATAGCTGGAATCCCAAATTGAAGGGGTATATGAATGTATATGGGAACGATCGATAGCCCGATAAAGTTATGCTCGGGAAGATTGCGTGCGATCATAAAAGTTAAGAAGAAAATGACTAGAGAATATAAGTGGATGGATTGTTTAAGCATCGGTTTCTTAAACATCATGGATGTGCTTTTTGCCGCAGCAAAGGTGAATATGGCGATTTTAATGAATCCCACACATAAAAAGGCGATGACCGATAGGAATTCTACGTGCTGGATGATATTGAAAAAATTGATCATTTCGATTGCCTTGACGAGTGGATAGGTATAGACGGCTGCCATTTTTTGGCCGAGCATCGCAATGATGATTTCACTGAGGATAATGATTGTCCCGCCAGCCAGCAATACGGCAAGCACCCCTTTTGAATAAAGGCTTCTCGGCTTATTTAAATAAGGGAATACCCAAAGGAAGACAACCAATTCGCCATATGGGAATGTGATCTTAGCTGGAATGGATTGTAATAAGTGAGTATACCATTCATTAGGGAAATAGGGTCTTAAATTCATGTATGAAATTTGTGACGAAGAAACACTGAATATGATGACAAAGAACATTAATCCGAACGTAATGAAGATCAAGACTTCCGATGATCGAGCGATTGTTTCGATTCCTTTGATGCACGCATACCAGACAAGGAAAACCAAAGTAAAGCTGATCACCCAATAAGGAATATTATAGAAAAGGGTTTGGCTGATGAAATAAGTGAAGTCCTTCACCACCCTGCTGGCAATATAAACAAAATAAAGGGAATAAACAATGTTTATTGTGTTCCCCAACCATTTTCCGAAACCCTGGCAAAGCAGGCTGGACATATCCAGCGATTGATGGTTTACGCTTAAATACGTATAGCCGTAATAAATTGCGATTCCAATCATCATTGTAACCAAAATTATCAGCCACGCAAGGCCTTCATTCTCAGTGCCCAAGCCGGCCACAAGGGTGCTTCCGAGGAGAAACAGCACCATCATGGAAAAAACTTGGAAAATGGTTATGGTTTTATCATTCATGGTTTTCACCCTGCTTTATTCTAGTTTATAGGAATCACCGGCATCGGTCAGATTGACATGGACATTTACATAAACTCGGGCTTCGGGGTAGATTTCATTCCAATGTTTTTTTGCTTTTACCCATTGTGAAGGTTCATGAATATAAAGAGCTTTTCCGAAACCAATAAAATCACTTTTTTCCTCTTGGCTTTTCTTGATGAGTTTCTTGACGTTTTTCTTTATTGAGGCTGAAAACATTCCATTGTACTTTTCAATTGTTTCACCTGAAAATGACTGATGGCAGTTGCTGTCCAAGATTTGTCCTTTAATCGAAATGTTTGCCGAGAGAACTGGCTTTCCATTTTTCATGGAAGCATTTAATTTAGTCTTTGACTGGTTGATGAACATGTTGACAAAGCCCTCTCCATCATTGCATTTTGATTCATAGCTGGAACTATTCAATTTATTTTCCAGAAGGACGAGCATCTTACTTTCAGAAGGAGATAACATCCCTTTCAGTTTTGTGCCTTTAAAATAAGCCATGCCTCGGATCTCGTACAATGATGGAGGTTCAAAAGATTCCACATTGGACTGTTCGGTACCCTCGTTGGGGTCTCCATTTATGGTCATATATGGAATGGCCAATTCACGTTTCTTGTCCAACAGATCATTTTGAATGCTGTTTGGGTGGACGATATAAATATCTCCCTCGATATCCTGCTCTGTTTCAAGCATTTGAAGAAGCCGATCTGCATTGATGCTTTGAACAGGGGTGAAGGTCCTTAATATTACATTTGCTTTTACGTCTTTGGTAATGACGATCGAAAGCAAGGAGGATATATTTTTTTCCCGTATCAAGAGATGGATGATTTCTGGAAGTTTGTTTTTTTTCACCGCTTCATCCTGAATGATGATCAACTTTGTATCATCAAAAAAAAGTCGACGTGAACAGATCCGTTTAATCTTTCTTATTCCATCTAGAATGGTTTTTCCGGATTCATGGTAAACAGTCGTCGGCAACGAACCTGTATTGGTTTTTCCATTTAGAGCAGGCGAAATCACCTGAAGTGTCACATTATATTGATCTCCATCAAGGTCGATGCCAATGCCGGAAACGATGCCAATCTTTTTAATTGGTGCTCCATTGAGCGTTTTCCCTAAAGAGATGGTAATCACGATGCAGAGCAATGAAAGCCATGTATACCTTATAATCCTTTTTTTAAAGCCAGTTCCGTTACTTTTCATTCATCGGATCTTCCTTCGTATATTTTTTCTTATTATCTATGATTTGTTCCATTGGGACCCGGAGTAATGTATCTTTTTGATCGGCCAAATTAAACGGTGCCATCGGGGATAAATAAGGGACTCCAAAAGACCTCAATGAAACAAGGTGAACGACTAAGAAGATACATTGGATGATGACACCGTATAAACCTAAAAACGCAGCAACGGCTATGAATGAAAAAGACAATGCATTGGCCACTCTTCTTAAGGAATTGATCGGGACGATGCTTCTCATGATGAAGGAGGCACTTAAAACAACCAAAGTCTGAGGCTGGACTAGCTGTGCTTCCACTGCTGCCTGGCCAAGCAAAATAGCCGAAAAAACCGATACAGTGAAGACCACACCTTGCGGCAGCCGTAATGAACTTTCTGTAATGAATAAAATCAGGATCGAAAATATTAATACTTCTACCAATGTCGGAAACGGCACCAATTCCCTTTGAGCCATCATGCTCACCAATAAACTAGTCGGTAGCAGTCCAGGCTGAGCTACCACAAAGGCAATATATAGACCCGGTAGAATAATGGAAAGGAAAAATGAAAAAAATCGTAATACTCTCCTTAGTAAGATGGATTTTGTCGTTGTATAATAATCATCCGGTGATTGGATTAGTTGCATGAGCACGGTTGGCAGGGTAATCACGAATGGCGTGCCATCCACAATGATGGCAATCTTCCCGCCGATGATTTCAGCGCAAACGACATCAGGCCTGTCGGTTGAGAGTGTCAAAGGAAAGATGGATTTTGATTCACTTGTCAGCGTTTCCTCGAGATAATTGGAATCGAGGATCATCGGGATATTGATTTTTTTTAATCTGTTTTTGACTTCCTTCACGATTTCCTCATCAGCAATACCTTCGACGTAAATGAGAGAGATTTCCGTATCCATTGTCTCGTTGAATCGCTTCGTTTCAATTTTTAGCTTTGGGGATTTAATGGTTTTCCTGATCAGGCCAATATTGGATTGCAGTGATTCATTAAAGCCTACATTCGGACCTTTAAGGGTACGTTGTGCTTTTGGCTCCTCAAGGCTTTTTTCCGGCCAGCGTGATGTTCCTGTTGAAAGGGCAGTTGAAAAACCTTCGAAGAAAATGATCGTTTTCCCATCTAAAAGATCCTCGCAGATGACATTAATATTGGAAATAGATTTGACTGATTTAATCTTTAAAATACTTGTTTCAATTTGTACTAAATAATGGTCTTTAGTGTCCTTTTTTTGTATCGAGATTGTTAAGAGAGGATCGATGATTAACTGCTCAATCCTTACAGAATCGACAATTTCATCAATGAACATCAGGGCAAACGGAATGGAATCAGCGGTAACTCCTTTCCGTACATGTATATCTGAGCTATTGCATAGTGTTTTCTTTATGTTGTCTAGGTTTATGTCAATGTGGTTTTGAATCATTTCATGCTCACTGATATTTTTCATCGTTCTCAACTCGCTTATTCTTTATTAATCAGGCTCTTTCGATTAATATCCTGTGGAAGCTGCTCCATCCATCCCCTTTTGATCATCAAGCTCATTCCTTCCTTGCCGTAAGCCATGACTTCGCTCATTAATAACAAATAGTGCGCCGTTAGATCTTTTCTTGTAGAAACAGATATGGCATAGCCGATTAAATATACCCCTGTCCCTGTCGTAGTGGCGATGATGAAGGACATCAATCGTTCTGAAAAAGGCGCTGTCATGGAAGCAGTGACCTCCATGCTGATGGGGAGGGTGCCGAATGCTTCTTCTTTCCTCAAAATTCCATTGAATGCATCAATCTGTTTTTCTGCCAGCTTTTTGCCCTTAAGGAAAAAGCTCTTTACTTCCTGGTCTTTCGTAACTTGGATTAAACCGACCAATAAAATAAGGCCGATATAATTCCTTTCGATAATATAAAAAATCTCGCCAAGTTCTGCCGAATTCAGCGCTCTTTTTTCTCCAAATAAGGTTTCAAGTAGGGATTCCTGCTTTTTCATCATGATGACTTCATCAGGATATGTCATTTTGGGCGGCCGATCGTATATTCCTTTAGACAGCATTAGATTGAGTGATTTGACAAAGGTAGCTGTCGATGATTGCAAATATGACTGAAACAGTTTGACTACATCCGAACGGGCCACTTTTGTCAACGTCGTTCCGTAAAAATTGACGGTCATTTGATTCAACCGATAGACAAAGCTCAACGAGAATAGATCTGAATATAACCGAGGCGCGTTCAAATCCACATCATTATTTGAAAAACCTTTCGGCACGGGGAAGCTTTCTTCTTCGAATAATGCTTTGATTTCCTGGACACTTCTCTTGGCATTAGAAAGCGATTCTTCAACAATCGGTTTTATTTCTTCATCCTCCATATGCTGGAGGAAGTGCTGAAAAAAACAGATCATCGCACTATTCTGCATATATGTACCCCATAATCCCGTCACTTCAGGGCTGGTCAATCCAATATGTTCAGTCATCGATCATTCACCTCAAAAGAACATGTTTTCTATAGGGTTACCGAGAGGATAGTATTTATCCAAATTTGTCATATTAGAGCATTTTGAAATCAGTCTACTGTATCGGCCTATTTTTTTAAAAAAGGGATGATTTGTCCACTCCATATCCTCCACACTCACATAGGGTATAGTATCTAAAAATAAGGAGGGGAAATAATGTCGGAGCAAAATCGTAGAAGAAGAAGAGTAATTAATGCGGATCAAGTCATCATTCGCGCTAATAGAGTAATAGTGGTCGATGAACATAATTGGAACAATAATGTGATGTCTGCGCAAGACTCAGCGGATGATCGAGCAGTGGCAGCTGCACAGGCAGAAGCTGCAGCACGGGCTGCGCTAGAACGGGAAGAAGCGGAACGGGCAGCAGCTGAAGCAGAGCGAAATAAAAATCGTCATCACCGAAGAAGAAATGGCTTTTCTTGGATTTAATTGTAAGTGAATTTCCACAGCCCAAAAATTGGACAGGTATTGATCATCATGAAGGTCAATGCCTATTTTTTTTGGGCTTAAGGAAAAAGGAGAAGCATAGGATGAATTTAAAAGAGTATTTCGAATGGGCCTATTTGCAAATATTGTTTGGTTTTTTTCGATTTTTTTCTTCCTTTGATGATGATTGGAGCGGATGGTGCAAGACTCCGGAGAGACCAACGGGTCAGGTGTGGCCCATCGGAAAGCGAGCATCCTGGCGTGGAAAATAATCAACCTTCGATGAATTACAATACACTTTAAGAAAAGCTGTTTTCTCAAATAATGTTATCATTATGTGTTGCGATCAACAGCGCTTTCTAGGAAAATTGTGAAAAGAAGGATTTAGAATTTATTGCAAAGGGGAATGAACGATGAATACATACAAATCAAGAAATGAAGTGCCATCAGAAGAAAAATGGAATCTTGAAGATATATACAAAGATGTTGATGCTTGGAACAGAGACTATGAAACTGTCATAACAATGACGGGGCAACTAAAAGACTTTGATGGGAAAATCATTGACGGGCAATCCCTTTTCAAATACTTAAAGCTTGGAGAGGAAATGGGATATATTTATAAAAAGCTGTACGTCTATGCCATGCTGCAGGTGGATTTGGATACGCGTGTATCTTCCTCACACGCTCTACTGGACAGAGCAAGCCAATTGGGCCAAAAAATTAGTGGCGCCACTGCTTTTTTTATGCCTTTCTTATTGAGCCTTCCTGAACATAAGTTGGAAGAGTACATCCAGGAAGTGGAAGGGCTGGAATACTTCAAGGAAGACTTGTATGAAACATACAGGTATAAAAAGCATGTATTGAGCAAAGAGAAGGAAGAGGTCCTATCACAAATGGGCGAAGCTTTGGCTGCTCCGAAAAACATCTTTGGGATGATTAATAATGCAGACATCAAATTTGGAGAAGTGACCAAGGATGACGGAGAGAAGATAGAATTGACAAGGGGCATGTATGCCAAACTGATCGAGGATGAAGACCGCGGGAAAAGAAAAGAAGCATATAAAGCTTACTACAAACCGTATTTGGAGTCCAAAAATACCATTGCCGCGACCCTCACTGCAGCAGTGAAAAATAATGTGCTGATGGCTGGAATGCGCAATTATCCTTCTGCATTGGAAAAATCGCTGTTCGGGGATATGGTCCCGAAAGAAGTATATGAAAATTTAATTGCAGCAACAAAAGATAACCTTGACACGATGAAAGCCTATAATCGACTTAGAAAAAAGACGCTCGGTGTTGAGGAACTGCGTGCGTATGACTTAAGTGTCCCGTTGGTTCAAGGGGTAAGGCAGAATATTTCTTACGATGAAGCTTTTGCGATCATGCTGAAGAGCCTTGAGCCCCTAGGGGAAGAATATGTGAAAACATTGGCTGGATTTAAGGAAAAATGCTTCATTGATGTGCGCGAAACCCCGGGGAAGCGCTCTGGAGCCTATAACCTCGGGCTTTATGGAGTCCATCCATTCATCTTGTTGAATCACCACGATGATCTTGACAGCCTATTTACACTGACACATGAATGCGGACATGGCATGCATTCATACTATAGTTCAAAATATCAGCCGCAGATCAGCGCCGGTTATTCCATCTTCGTT is a window of Falsibacillus albus DNA encoding:
- a CDS encoding metalloregulator ArsR/SmtB family transcription factor; translated protein: MFNNGLDDVFKALSHETRRQILDLLKDGPKTTGELTDHFPEVSRYAVMKHLSILEEAKLLLIRRKGRTRLNYLNAVPLQALYERWVSQYQGKNALSLLTLKDTLEGSMMDMNESTGLKHGTFQIEQEVEINAPKDIVFDSLTRHIDKWWAYRLCGAESNLSIDPKAGGKFIEKGKGGNAALWGTITYFDPNNEIRLEGLLGMQGAVISAYGYRLETYGNLTLLKLSHQASGLLDPEWHQAHEEGWKELLGTFLKEFVEEGKTR
- a CDS encoding DedA family protein, yielding MKEFILSVLNTLSDLGYFGIALGLMIEVIPSEFVLGYGGYLISIEKINFIGAVIAGTIGGTIAQLFLYWLGSYGGRPFLEKYGKFLLINKHHIDVSENWFEKYGPGVIFSARFIPVVRHAISIPAGIAKMSFRKFTLYTVAAIIPWTIFFLYLGMVLGDNWMQIKEKAHPYVLPSIIVALIIGIIYFSVKGMQKKNR
- a CDS encoding DMT family transporter — protein: MTAKLPYIQIIIGASLWGIIGIFVNNLYTYGYTPMQVVAIRVSAAALILVGFALFKNHRIPKISLSDVKYFVGTGILSIVFFNWCLFFTIKESGLTVAAVLLYTAPAFVMLLSAILFQERITPSKMIALLTSIMGCSFVVGLLPGFDADITMVGFLSGIGAGVGYALYSIFGKFALLKYDSFTVTFYTFLFAAVFMLPISKLWEKGDVLTNPGAVINICCLGLLSTVLAYIFYTKGLETVESSRASIMATIEPVIAVLAGVIFFKETLTIWQTAGVFLIIFSVIIIQDKKEIEELRESQFHS
- a CDS encoding FTR1 family iron permease, yielding MKDKILIILCTLLLSASVLFLPGGAAAADKGNGFSTYSQILMTDAGKKDNEKLQEDFRMLKDSWNKQKLEVKNESKYAYTMLQSGIASISLALIDGNHKKIKRAVRQFNILVKAYDSGDLNEPGQNIKKIDLESYLSLIKKTQTALEHHDYVSISYVQQLQENWLSVEGNVVSQSKKAYNDSEKRLLIIRSYVEKKDYKKASDVLDQMSRDLAPLAEHTYGIWDAAMIPIREGLEALLVIGALLAITGRSKSKKDTHWVLGGAAAGLLASGIIGIIVGYVLSSSAFGKNNFLLNGISGVLASLMLLYVTYWLHRNSNIQKWNAYIKGKTKDALNGGRKMAFFFISFLAILREGAETVIFLIGMIQKMSVQDLLTGIGIGLAILLVVGTAIIKCGVNIPIKPFFLVSSIIVFYLSIKFLGTGIHSLQLSGYIPVNTVDYLIGIDWLGIYPSWYSSIPQLIMIVFILVMIMIKKGGQKK
- the efeO gene encoding iron uptake system protein EfeO, yielding MKINKVLSTAFCLSLLTVSVLGGCSEQKESQPASVHQESKSDDLKKQTKELKDQLTKLEQSVKDEHVNDVKKQGKAMNNQWLSFENEVRNQYPLLYTDVEKYLQPIYIEATKDSVDLEKVKANLKPLKKALSNLENAKENAVKASTALDQAVKDYKAYVLDQTSKLTVATKEFTDAVRAKDLTAAKTAYVYARVYYERIEPIAESFGDLDPKIDAREGDVDQADWSGFHRLEKAIWERGNLEGTAEYADQLDKDVNELHDKMKSVELNPTQVVAGSMELLNEAAISKVTGEEERYSHIDLVDLAANVEGSKAVYHAILPALTAPNSDLADKLDEQFTKMENALRNYQKNDRYMAYNELSKDQVRGLSQELNVLSELMAQTAEVFQ